A genome region from Triticum aestivum cultivar Chinese Spring chromosome 2B, IWGSC CS RefSeq v2.1, whole genome shotgun sequence includes the following:
- the LOC123042901 gene encoding peroxidase 12 codes for MASRAAAAAVVVLALVCAAQPSLSAATAAGGLSPDFHATTCPSLQQIVAFHVGEAFKNDSGVAPALIRILFHDCFPQGCDASVLIEGPGTEQDEIPNKTLRRVALDLIDRIRMRVHSACSRTVSCADITVLATRESLVLAGGPRFDVALGRRDSFFPASKDQVGLLPAPFHPVDTLIKSFGDRGLNVADLVSLSGAHTFGVAHCGAFRDRFKPVFDTSPAIDPKFATELRNKCAKDIPEGTLKQNLDVRTPNIFDNKYYFDLIARQGLFKSDQGLFDHPTTKRMSIRFSLNQDAFFEQFAKSMAKMVNMDLLTGDKGEIRARCAVRGTPPRIEAAAAGNDEGIAADM; via the exons ATGGCGTCTAGAGCAGCAGCGGCCGCCGTGGTCGTCCTGGCCTTGGTGTGTGCCGCGCAGCCGTCCCTCTCGGCGGCCACTGCCGCCGGGGGTCTGTCCCCTGACTTCCACGCGACGACGTGCCCGTCCCTGCAGCAAATCGTGGCGTTCCACGTGGGGGAGGCCTTCAAGAACGACTCCGGCGTGGCGCCGGCCCTCATCCGCATCCTCTTCCACGACTGCTTCCCGCAG GGCTGCGACGCGTCGGTGCTCATCGAGGGCCCCGGCACCGAGCAGGACGAGATCCCCAACAAGACGCTCCGCAGAGTGGCGCTGGACCTCATCGACCGCATCCGTATGCGCGTGCACAGCGCCTGTAGCCGCACGGTCTCGTGCGCCGACATCACCGTGCTCGCCACCCGCGAGTCGCTCGTCCTGGCCGGCGGGCCCCGCTTCGACGTCGCCCTCGGCCGGCGCGACTCCTTCTTCCCGGCGTCCAAGGACCAGGTCGGCCTGCTGCCGGCGCCCTTCCACCCGGTGGACACCCTCATCAAGTCCTTCGGCGACCGCGGCCTGAACGTGGCGGACCTGGTGTCCCTCTCCGGCGCGCACACCTTCGGGGTCGCCCACTGCGGGGCCTTCAGGGACCGGTTCAAGCCGGTGTTCGACACGAGCCCAGCCATCGACCCCAAGTTCGCCACGGAGCTGCGGAACAAGTGCGCCAAGGACATCCCCGAAGGCACCCTGAAGCAGAACCTCGACGTGCGCACGCCGAACATCTTCGACAACAAGTACTACTTCGACCTGATCGCGAGACAGGGCCTGTTCAAGTCGGACCAGGGCCTCTTCGACCACCCCACCACCAAGCGCATGTCCATTCGCTTCTCACTCAACCAGGACGCCTTCTTCGAGCAGTTCGCCAAGTCCATGGCCAAGATGGTCAACATGGACCTGCTCACGGGCGACAAGGGCGAGATCCGGGCCAGATGCGCCGTCCGCGGCACTCCCCCACGCatcgaggccgccgccgccggcaacgaCGAGGGGATCGCCGCCGACATGTAA